The DNA window CGCAGCCGCCCCCACGCCCGGCGCCGCCCGGACGCCGGGAGACCCCGCGTCCGGCGTCCGGCGGACCCCGGCCGGCCGGGGATCCGGCACGGTCCGGCCCCCGTCCGGCGACGAGCCCGACCCGGACCGGTCGGCGACCGGACGGCACGACGACTGACAACCGGCTGGTAACTTGCGCCGATGACCCCCCGGCGTCGCCGACCGGCGATCCTCCTCCGCGTGGCCGTGGTGCTCGGTGTGGTGGCCGGCATCGTGCTCACCGCGCTCGGCCCGGCCACGGTGACCGGCCTGCTGCCCTACTTCACCATCCAGAGCAACCTGGCCGTCGGCGTGCTCGCCGGCTACGCCGCCTGGTGCGCGGCGCGGGACCGGCCGGAGCCACCGAGCGTGCTCAAGGGCGCGGTGACCCTCTACATCACCATCACCGGCACGGTCTACCACCTGGTGCTGGCGAACCCCGCCAGCCCGTTCGCGATGGCCCAGCCGGACCGGCAGCCGGGCGAGTGGTGGGGCAACCAGCTCCTGCACACCGTGGTGCCGCTGCTGGCGGTCGCCGACTGGGCGCTGTTCGACAGGCGCGGCCGGCTCCGCCCCCGAT is part of the Micromonospora sp. WMMD980 genome and encodes:
- a CDS encoding Pr6Pr family membrane protein, translating into MTPRRRRPAILLRVAVVLGVVAGIVLTALGPATVTGLLPYFTIQSNLAVGVLAGYAAWCAARDRPEPPSVLKGAVTLYITITGTVYHLVLANPASPFAMAQPDRQPGEWWGNQLLHTVVPLLAVADWALFDRRGRLRPRYAAWWLAFPLAYLGFALVRGLVVHSYPYPFLDAGQLGYDGVGLSAVAFAVVFWLLGLLFVGVDRLLARAAPAPAPVAREEGHPVNASGGEAVPS